The DNA segment GCCGACAGGTTTACGCTAAATTCCCCCTCGAAAAGAGGGGGGAATCATTATGACTGGCTAAGATAAGCGTAGATTTTTTGTGTATCGTCATGGGAGCACAGGCGTGTTCCCAGGTTGATGGTCGCGGCGCTACCGGCCGCAACGCCGAAGCGCACCATATCGTCAAGCGAGGCGCCTTCAGCCAGTTTGAGGGTCATTGCCCCCACCATACTGTCACCCGCGCCCACGGTGCTCTGGCTTTTAACCGGCGGTGGCACAACCTGCACGCAGGTTTTACTGTCCACACCCAGCGCGCCCTGAGGGCCGAGCGAGACAACAACGCGCTGCGCCTTGCCGCTGCGGACAATTTCCTGCGCCGCTTTGCGCACGTCATCAGGCTGGGTAAGTTCGCGATTAACCAGGGCACTGAGTTCTTTCTGGTTGGGTTTGACCAGTTCAATATTGCCAATAGCTAACGCGGCCGTCAGCGCCTCGCCGGAGCTGTCAATGATGCAACGGATCCCCTGTTTCTGCGCGGCGGTAATTAACTGGCTGAGTTTTTCGACTTTGACGCCTGGCGGCAGACTACCGCTGACTACCAGAATGGCACCGGACTCGATCTCCAGGACCTGCTCTTCTATCTGGCGAAACTCATCGTCATTCAGGGCCGCACCGGGCATCACAAAGCGATACTGTTCGCCGCTGGATTCGACATGAACGTGCAGGTTCTGACGCGTCCAGTCTTTTGCATCAATGGTTGCGACCGGAACGTTTTCGTCAGCGAGCAGGGCCACCAGGTGTTCACCGGTTGCACCACCGACGGGGAAAATAGCGGTCGCCGTTCCGCCCAGATGGGCAATGGCGCGAGCGACATTAATACCACCGCCGCCAGGCTCAAATACCGGGGCAGTACAGCGGAGTTTCCCTTCGGGATAGATTTGCGGGGTGATCGTTGCGCTATCGAGAGAGGGCGCAAGCGTCAACGTATAGATACGTACCATCGTTACCTCCTGTTAGGCTGTGTTCAGTCTGGCACCGAATAGCGCTAAAGTGAAGTCATTAACAATATGATTAATTAAAGTTTATTGTTTTAATTTCCCGTAAGGATATATAAATATTTAATTGTTTTGAGAGCTCTCTTATTCAAAAAATGAAATAAGAATTCATTGCTATGTTATTCGAGCCTTTTTATAATTTGTTACCTTTCCTGGGGCGTTTGTCATTGATCCCTCTGAAAGTTTCCGGGACCGTAATGGTCTCTTTTTTTGTTGTACGGACTCTTTATAAATGAAGCTTTTAAAGACAGTTCCCGCTGCCGTTCTGCTGGCGGGGGGCGTGTTTGCGTCGATGTACGCAACTGCCGATGATTCCGTTTTTACTGTCATGGATGATCCCTCAAGTGCGAAGAAACCCTTCGAAGGCAATCTCAATGCCGGTTATCTTGCGCAGTCAGGCAACACGAAAAGTTCTTCTTTGACCGCGGACACGACCATGACCTGGTACGGCCAGACAACGGCCTGGTCACTGTGGGGGAACGCGAGCAACACCTCTTCCAATGATGAACGCTCTTCAGAGAAATATGCGGTTGGCGGTCGTAGTCGTTACAACGTGACCGATTATGACTATCTTTTTGGCCAGGCGAGTTGGCTGACGGATCGTTATAACGGCTACCGTGAGCGCGACGTGTTCACCGCCGGTTATGGTCGCCAGTTCCTTAACGGCCCCGTACACAGCTTCCGTTTTGAATTCGGTCCGGGCGTACGGTACGACGAACATACGGATGGCACAACGGAAACGCAGCCGCTGGGCTATGCTTCTGGCGCGTATGCCTGGCAGATATCAGACAACACCAAATTTACGCAAGGCGTGTCGGTGTTT comes from the Citrobacter amalonaticus genome and includes:
- the pfkB gene encoding 6-phosphofructokinase II, with product MVRIYTLTLAPSLDSATITPQIYPEGKLRCTAPVFEPGGGGINVARAIAHLGGTATAIFPVGGATGEHLVALLADENVPVATIDAKDWTRQNLHVHVESSGEQYRFVMPGAALNDDEFRQIEEQVLEIESGAILVVSGSLPPGVKVEKLSQLITAAQKQGIRCIIDSSGEALTAALAIGNIELVKPNQKELSALVNRELTQPDDVRKAAQEIVRSGKAQRVVVSLGPQGALGVDSKTCVQVVPPPVKSQSTVGAGDSMVGAMTLKLAEGASLDDMVRFGVAAGSAATINLGTRLCSHDDTQKIYAYLSQS
- a CDS encoding DUF481 domain-containing protein; translation: MKLLKTVPAAVLLAGGVFASMYATADDSVFTVMDDPSSAKKPFEGNLNAGYLAQSGNTKSSSLTADTTMTWYGQTTAWSLWGNASNTSSNDERSSEKYAVGGRSRYNVTDYDYLFGQASWLTDRYNGYRERDVFTAGYGRQFLNGPVHSFRFEFGPGVRYDEHTDGTTETQPLGYASGAYAWQISDNTKFTQGVSVFGAEDTTLNSETALNVAINEHFGLKVAYNVTWNSEPPETAPEHTDRRTTVSLGYRM